tgtctGGGTGTGTTTTGTATCTCTGGAGTCAGTCGCTTCTTGTGGTTCGTCTCTCGTTCCCTCTGCTCTGCGCCAATGGGCATGATTCACTTTGGCGCTGCTGGGCTGGGCATGTTTTGGTGAGGCAGCCAAAGCGACGACAGCGATTCTTCAAGGTATTCGGTTCGGTTTTGAGCAAACTGAATCCTAAGCTACACTCTAAAGTGCTTACTAACTGCTTCTTCCGGTTAGGGATAACTGACAAATTGCTTGGAAATATGATGCTCTGCTCACAGTTGAAACGGGGGAGGAGGAAGGCCGAATGCCGAATGCCGGACAGACGGCGGCAAGTGAAGTGAAGAGCTGGAACAAAGGCTACTTAAGAAGCCTTGGCGCCAGTTACacagtgagtgtgtgtgtgtgcgtgtgtgtgtggtgtgttctGGAGAAAAGCCACAATGTCTGGCAACGCTTAATTTGGTCAGCAGCCTCCGGTCCAGACGTCGCGACCAAGCGACGACGCCACTGAACGTGCACAGATCCATTGAGAAGGTATTCGAGATCTACTTCATTGAGACCAGCACATGCGAAACGAATAATGTAACACCCTAACAGCTTACAGCTTACAAAGATCTGTTGGTTTCCTACTGCAAACATCGATAGATGCATCTCAGATCTGAAAGACAAAGAGTATGTGTACCCCTTGTGGGTTAAACTTGTACCTTTTTATGCTGCAATGGCCTGCCTCCACTCAATAGATATCTCCCTGTTGCAGTAAATACTGCTTAAGGGAATTTTTTACGAATATTTCTTGGCATCTTCGGCAGTCCAAGGCACCGACTGAGAGCCAAGTTAGTcggccagtcagccagtcagctcCAGCTACCGCGATTCGAGCGCCGGCGTCGTCGAGTTGGCTGGCTTGCAgcacctgctgcagcagcagtaaaatCAGCCACAACATCCACAATCTTTTGTGGCAGAGTCACGTTGGCTGCGCATGCGCGGGTGTTTTCAGGTTGAGTCGAGTAAAGCAAAGAGTCATCTCCGGGAGCAGGAGAGGGggcgggcagcggcaggaggagaagcagaagaacaGCTAAAAAAGAAGGCAGTTAAAATGCATTCAGCTGCAGGGCGATGGTATTGGTGCGGCGCCATCTGTGTGCGCGAGTGTGAAAGAGCCAGCAAGTGTCAATCCTATGGCGGCCGCTGCCCTTTTTTACCTCTTGCCAACCAATAAAATTATACTAATTCCTGactttttgatttcattttctgtttgtgcaacgctctgtgtgtgtggatgtatCTGTGTGGTTGCTAAGGATTTCGTtacctaaacacacacaagcagacaAATACGTATTCAATATAAATGtgtttatacatatgtgtgcacgCACAAACACCCGCAGAGTCatagacacaaacacagacacagagtcTTGAAGAGAAAACAGCTCGACTCGGGGGCTCTCGCTCACTCCTGTGGCAGTGCTGTGTCCACGGCCCATGGCCCATGTGCGATCCGATCCGAGCGATCTGGCTGCCTTTCTGGCTGGCAGCTTCAGACTCCAGCTTCAGGAATGCGCGATCGCGGCCAGCCGAGACAGTTCGGTTTCATACTTGGCTCACTGCGCTCGTGCAACACCCCGAAAAGAGTCAAGGTTCTTAAATGTGCCTGCCCCTCTCTGCTGGTTTGACTCTGCAGGAACACGGATTAAGGCTTTTGTAGTCGCTTAGTGGCACCCTCTGGATTTACAAAAGTGAGTAGCAAATTGGCAGAGGGCACTAGCATTCAGCTATGCAAATATTAGGCAAAATAGTTCGATTCGTTTTGGgtaaaaatgtacaacaaatttCCTCAAAATAATAAGATTGATTCTATCGCAAAATAACGGTATTTTTAAGTTTGGTAGAACACATTTAAAAAGTGGCTAAAGCCACAATTTGGctacaataaatattcaagcaTGTTTGTCGGCATCAGATCAATGATGTCCAATACACATTCACCGCAAAACATGTCGAAAAGTGATCCCGCAAAATGGCAGAGAACTTATTAAAAGAGAGCTGAGAATATTACTCAACGTTCTGGCATCTTAGTTCTTATAAGCCACCCTCAACGAATCAGAAAAAAGTAGGGAATGAAATTTGAGTGCTCTCAAATATTGATATCCGAGTGAAACGTACAAATGCTCGTATTTGACCTGTATTACCTGCCGTATTTCTACATTAATCTACATTTTATCCTCGGTATGGGTCTATCTGGAAGCTAGATATTAGTacgaaaataaattgcatcGGCGTGATGCTCATAATATGATTCTTCTCTCACTCGAAATTCTGTCCTAAACTCCACTTTTATGCGGCGAGCCATCGACTTGACGGTCGAAATGAGTGAGAATGTGAGtggagtgaaagagagaggcacaaAAGACGAAGAAGATTTTTGACGTcgcgctggctggctgggaaACTGAAAAGTGGCGCTAGACAAGGTGCGTGATCATGATCTTCTCCCCGATGACCGATAATGATCATcccgatgacgatgatgatgatgaggaggaggtggaggaggaggcaaaaaccaaaactttgAGAGGGCGCTCTCGTGTGGTGTGTCGGCTCTTAacgtctgtctctctctctcaagtATTGCTCTCAAAGTGGAGCTGCCGAGGGCGAGAAACGAGCGGTGAAGAGCAGCGCTCGAAAGCCGAACACGAGCGAGCCGAAGAGGTTTCGCTCGGGTGTtactgtatctgtatctgagtATCTGAATCAGGTAGAGGTAGACAGAAAGGCGTTAGTCGTTCCACAGCGCTGATCGAGTTTAAAACTATTCCGCTGCACGGAGAGCATAGAGCGGAAGCCAAAGTAAAAACTTAACGTAACGAAAACACACATCCAAAAGCTTTTAGCATTGCTCCAAGAAAATCGTACTGCGGCGCGTCGAGACCCAAGCGATATAGAAAATTGGATGCAGAAACAAAGAGATCGAtgagtggtgtggtgtggtgccaagtggtgcgtgtgtgccgtgtgtgtgcggtgtgtgtggtgtggaatggaatgccaaCCGACAAGTTGTAAAGGGAAACCCTGAAATCCGAACAGCCGCCAGCCAGCGGCAAACAAAACTGTGAATACGAAACAAATACACGCAGCAGATACTGACTGCCcaagagatacagatacatctCTTGTCTCTCGCGTGTGAAGTGCGCTTCGaataaagcaacaacaaaaagcaacggcagaagcaacaacaattaatcTGCATAAACAATTgaggctctggctctccttGGAAAAATGTGGATTACAGCCACAGCACGGCCCCGGTGCCGCGGCGAGTGCTCGGACAAATGGCAAGCGGGAAGAAAGTAACTGAATCCGAATGACAAgtgtatctgccagatactCACTGGGCAGAGTGTCATGTGCCGCGGCATTCcgaccacagcaacaacacgaaGCACAACCGCCCTGCGCCTGGAATGCggcaatgcaattttcaacaaGAACTTGATCTACTTCATCTACAATTATCGCAAGCGAAAAACCAAACGGAGATACAGTAGCCCAAACACGCAcgccacagaaacagaaacagatacacaattacaggtacaggtacagatacagatacagatatagatCCAAATACAGAGCGAGTGAGAAGTCCCTATCAGATATTTACACAAACgtgatttatttgaaaagCGAAACGAGAGGCACAACAACATTGCTAGCACTGAACGGAAGCCTCAAGTGCCATAAACATCtgtaaattgtgcaaatatatCGGAGTGTAACCAAAAGCCGCACGGCGCGATaacgcactcgcactcgcactcacaatcgcggtcgcagtcgcagtcgcagtcgccgtcgcagACGTTATAAATTCAGTGGAACGAAAGGTGTCAGCCCAGGCCCGGCCCAGGGACCACGACAAGACCCCGACCGACGAGACAGTTggtcgcttttattttgcttactTTTCGGGCAATCCATCAATATCTCTCTACATACAAACGGCGCTCAAATTAACGACTAAACACATGTCGTATAAATACCCACAAATACGGGCCCACAAAGATCCAATATCAAGCGATATCATTCAACCATAGGAAACTTTATAAGACTGAGGTGAGTGCCGTACCAGAGCTCAGAGGGTTTTTCTTCTCGATATGCATTATTTTCTCCCGCTTTTCCTAACCTAACCCCTCCACGGAGCCTAAGCTTATGTAAATGTGtcaaaacaccaaaaagaaacacaagaGTCAAAATCTAAACTTGGACGAGCTGTGAGAACCGCTCACAAAACTGAACCATTGCATAACCAGAGTGGCATTCGATACGGAAAATTTGATATTGTTTGGGGGAATGTTTGCGGGGAATGCTTTGTGGATGACATGTGGCTTCCAGGGAGAGTGGATATCATTTCGAGTTGTTCTTTGACTGCAAAAGctggaaaaatattatttgttatcGGAGACTCAAGAATTATTGTCGAGTTGAATTATTCACAAACTTTCCTTCAAACTAGAACCAAAATAGTAGTTTAGTTTCGGTTTTACACCTGGTAATTTTCAAAACCAATCCATACCAATACATTTGTTATAGAGAAGGCGTGAGTCTGGTACACCTCTTCAGTCTGGAATCGCCTGCAACCCCTAGACttaatcaaaatatttctCCACGTAcatcataattgaattttggaCTATCCAGTCTTCCAAGAATTCGCTTGACCTTTGTTGGCCCGCACAATAAAGTACCGTTCTGAAACGAAACTAATCATTTTCGAAGATGAGACCCTCTTAAAAGGTGGAGAATAAAAAGAGATGGTCACATAAAAAGCGGCggcaaagacaaaacaaaaacgtcaATATCCTGGGGACATAAATTATCCAACGAAATATAGATTTGGATGCAGTTTATTTCTATTGTGTCTGAATCTTTGGCCCAGCGAAGGTTTTGTCTACGCTGGCGTTTATTATTAACCAATCTAATTGCTGACGTTGTGCGGCATAGATACAAATGTTTCtgcaattgtgtgtgtgtgtgtgttgatatTGGGCAACCGGAATGAAACGTTAATACAAAATGTGTCAATTTGCGAAACATTTCGAAATTTGAACTTTAGCATGGGCTTGCGACATTTCACAGATCGCATAGAGGCAAGTCCGCGTTATAATTCATTGAATGAACGAGCTTGAAATCCCAGAAATCCCCCGGTGGGCAGGTAGAGGCGCTGCGAGTATGTGGGAAAtgttggaaaacaaaaactaaatatagAAGAACatcaaactgaaactgaaaccacACGCTAACCACAGAACCTGGAGAATTCTGGGAACGTATtaaagacaaacaacaaattatgaacaaatcataaacatatttatgaaattcACCCATTTCATTCACCGTTCCCCCGCTCCCCACCACTGCgatctctctccctgtctctgtgtcttAAGATTTCCCAATTTTCAATCTGTCTTATCAGAGCTGGAAGATCTTTTTTAGCCCTCACCGCCGGATGAGGACTGGAGGGCtctgctttctgctctctgggactgggtctgtGACTGGGACTGCACCCCCCAGCGTGTGCCATCTTCCATTCTCTTCccaatttaacaattttcgaAAATTCCTTTTGCGCCCAAGCGCCCTGTCATATAAGAAATTTTTTAGTACAAGATAAGATGCGTATCTTTATGTGAAGAACAACATGTAATTTGTTCTAGGTGTGTGTGCCTGTACCTTTTGGGCGCATCTTGAGATAAAATCTTGAGAATTTATTGCCTATAACCAAAATATATAGAATACTTCtaataattttcataaattttccaGATAAGTGggtttttagttttgattCTCTGTGAATTGCCGCCTGTTTATAAATCAAGGCGCAGCGATAAGAGCGCGGATTGAAACCTCTCTAATAACCGAAAAACTTGCATCGAACCCCACATGGGATTGACCAGGGGGGCTGGCGGCAGGGGCTGTATGGAACTATATTGAATTTCTAAGCGTAGACATAAAACGGGGCACAGCGAATGCTTTTGGTATGCCGATATGGCCCAGAAGATCGCGTGTCAGCCCGAAAGGTGCAATGTCCGCCCGGATTGCAACACTTGCAAATGGGAATGCTAGGGAGggaggtggcggtggtggaTATAAGTGTTTTAGAGAGTGCAGCAGACACAGATAGAGCGCACAGCAGTGACACTGCCAGCCATTTTTTAGTTGCACCTTTCACCCTTGTGGGCCATAAAAGTTtcgaggcagggcagggcagagcaggcgCTTCTTGAAATGTGCCAAGAAGAGTGCCCGAGTCCCAAAGGAAGTGGCTGCGCAGTCGGCGTCTCCCACGCAGCGACGTCGCCCGCAGCAGCGCTGCCCTTACCTGTGGTACCTGCCGAAAGAGCCCGATCGTGCGCCTCTCAGTCGAGCATCGCACGTCGTcgggcacacacagacacaaaacacacacacacacacaggcaagcAGAGTGAGCGAAAGAGTTGGGCCTGGCCCGTATAGTCGTCTCGCTCCAGCTCAGGGCTGCACTCAAACGCTTGAGTGAAAGAGCGGAGGACTGATCGATCCGAAGAGTAACCCTTTTCGACAAATGCTAAACCATTTCTCCCATGTTTCTGTATCGTTTCAGAGTTGCAAGCGACCATGCGCGCATGGATTCTACTCCTCGCAGTGCTGGCGACTTTTCAACCGATCGTTCAAGTTGCTAGCACCGAGGATACGAGTATATCCCAGAGATTCATCGCAGCCATAGCGCCTAACCGCATtgagccatcagcagcagcagcatcggcagcggctgtggcagtcacagcaacggcaacagcaacagcaacaacagcattaGCAAAAGCATTTAATCCCTTTAACGAATTGCTCTACAAAAGCAGTGATAGTGATAGTGATAAAAACCATCTAAATAAAGGCCCGAGGAGTAGCAAACACAAGGGCAATAGACATAGCAAAAGTGACGCGAATCGACAGTTCAACGAAGTGCATAAACCAAGAACAGACCAATtagaaaattccaaaaataaCCCTAAACAATTAGTTAATATATCCAACAAAATGGCTGTCAAGGATCAGacacatcaacatcagcagcaacagcagcatcagcagcagcaacaacatcacaAGCCAGCGACTGCGCTAGCATCCACAGAATCTCATCAATCCCCGATTGAAACAATCTTCGTCGCTGATCCCGCCCTGGCGCTTGAGGAGGAGGTGGCCTCCATCAATGTTCCCGCCAACGCAGGGGCCATCatcgaggagcaggagccgtcGACCTATAGCAAAAAAGAACTCATTAAGGATAAACTGAAACCAGATCCCTCAACTCTAGTCGAGATCGAGAACAGCCTTCTGTCGCTGTTCAACATGAAGCGGCCGCCCAAGATCGATCGCTCCAAGATCATCATACCCGAGGCCATGAAGAAGCTCTACGCCGAGATCATGGGCCACGAACTGGACTCGGTGAACATACCCAGGCCAGGACTGCTGACCAAATCAGCAAACACAGTGAGGAGTTTTACACACAAAGGTGAGTTTACCCAACAACATTTTGATCGTATATTAACATTAAAGTATCCAACAAATCGAGGGCTGTTTTGGCTTTAACGTTTGAGGTAGAATAATAGCATGATTACAGTCAAATAAAATCAGGATAATATCGTCATAAAAAGCCAGTGTGAAAGAGATAGTATGCGAAGTAGTCTCTGTTAGCATGGAAATCATTGAATCGAATAGCTGAACGATACTTTAAGGATATTGTACAAGTCAGATAGAATATCAATATCAGAatatcaaataatttaaagcCTCATTTCCACCAATAATGCGCACCAGAGATAGAGATTTTCAGCTGTAATTATTAGATGAGAAAGGATGAACATAAATACATAGTTTACCTAGAGATATTTTCcacctgctctctctctgtccagcATATGTGTACTGGAAAAGGATTCAATACATCTATTTGGATTGATTTCCCCACGTATTTTTCACTCATCGGAAACGCGTACTTTCCACTACTAAAATGCGAATGAAGAGCGAATCTGGAAATTCCCCTGAAATACTGTTTCATCTAAACGTTTTGCATACCTGCTCGGGTGCATCATTCACGCAAGCGTGAAAACTGTGGAATCACGTGGAAATTCCGCAGCTTTTCAAAATGAACAGAGCGGGTCGCAGGAGAGGGTCGCAGGCGAAAAGGACAGTGCGTCCTTTTACCTGCAGTGCCGTTATGCGTGCCCAAAAGTGACCTTGAAAATTTTCAACGGAATTACACCCGGAATGTTTAGCGCATGCGCTAAATGGcttttatattgtatttgtagaaataacaattattattaaaacgTATTTCGCATTATTTTCCGCAGGATTAGAGGGACGAACAATAAAGCAGTTAGAGCAGGGCAGGTTAGGTTAGGCCGGGCTCTCGAGTCCTGAGTCCATCATAGAggacacatgcacatacatacaagtaACAGGTAACCAATCCagtccaatccaatccatGCCAAACCGGCATGGCAAAGTGTCTAAGGCAAAGTGTCTAAGCCTCAGTTTGGTTTGCCTCGGCTACGCTTCAGTTTTGGTTACGGATTCGGATGCGGTGTCCGCAATGCCAACTGCAACatcatctgcatctgtgttgGGTTTCGGTTCTTGATTCTCAAAAGAATTTACGactctttttccttttgtatGTCTTGTGTTCACTCGAGTGGTAagatggcagcggcagcggcagcggcatcgaTTCAAATTAAGATTTTTCGGCAAGCGTGCAGAGTTTGCACCTTGCCGGATCCTCAAAGGCAGGCCAGGGTGGGCCGGAGTCTTTAGCGCAGGCGCCAGTCGTAAAAAGCGGCTGGACAACTGGAACGTGCGATTTCGACCTGTTCCCTGAGGAAACTGCCATGCATGCACCTTCCTCTCAAGTAGTGGGAGTATTTAAGCGGGGGTACTTATAAGTTCAGGTAGAAACCCGTAGAACATGCGCGAATGTCTGTCCGATCATCTGCCGTGGTACGCAAATTCAGCCAGTTTTTATGTCCCCACTGATCGAGGATGTTCCATTTGATCTAGTGGATTATCCTACTTGATTCCCTGATCCGCACTTATATCGCGACCCCGTTTTCCCTGATCCGGATATCGCTGTAGTCCTCTGCTCTGATCCCACATCCTATTGAGACTCTTACTCAAACCaaaactctctttctctattaATTGCAGATAGTAAAATCGACGATAGATTTCCCCATCATCATCGGTTTCGGTTGCACTTCGACGTGAAGAGCATACCCGCCGAAGAGAAGCTGAAGGCTGCCGAGTTGCAGCTGAGTCGGGACGCGCTTGCGCAGACGGCGGTGACTTCCACGTCGGCGAACCGGACACGGTACCAAGTGCTGGTCTACGACATCACCCGTGTGGGTGTCCGGGGACAGCGCGAGCCGAGCTATCTACTGCTCGACACGAAGACAGTGCGTCTGAACAGCACCGACACGGTGAGCTTGGACGTGCAACCTGCCGTGGATCGGTGGCTGGCTACACCGCAGAAGAACTACGGCCTGCTGGTGGAGGTGCGGACGATGCGCTCACTCAAGCCCGCTCCGCACCATCATGTCCGTTTGCGCCGCAGCGCGGACGAGGCGCacgagcagtggcagcacaaGCAGCCGCTGTTGTTCGCCTACACGGACGATGGGCGGCACAAGGCGCGCTCGATACGGGATGTGAGTGGgagcggtggtggtggtgctggggAGGGTGGAAAGGGCAATGGAGGTGGCAGGAATCGACGGCACCAACGGAGGCCAGCGAGGCGCAAGAACCACGAGGAGACGTGCCGCCGGCACTCGCTGTACGTGGACTTTGCGGACGTGGGCTGGGACGATTGGATTGTGGCGCCTCCGGGGTACGATGCGTACTACTGCCATGGCAAGTGCCCGTTCCCGCTGGCCGATCACTTCAACTCCACGAACCACGCGGTGGTGCAAACCTTAGTCAATAATCTCAATCCAGGGAAGGTACCAAAGGCCTGCTGCGTGCCCACGCAGCTGGACAGCGTCGCCATGCTCTATCTCAATGACCAAAGTACAGTTGTGCTCAAGAACTATCAGGAGATGACAGTGGTGGGCTGTGGTTGTCGATAGATTCGACCGAGCCACTGCATACAGAGCCGAGTGTAAAAAGAGAGACCTATCGAATGAATCGAATGAATCaagagtcgagagtcgagagagatcgtgagcgagagagcatcAAATGCTGTTTGGTTCCAAGCCGTCAATGCTTTAAACACAACGCAAACAAAATGGActgaatatttgaattttaagtGTAAATCGTTAGACTTTaattgtacgagtatatatggATGCAGCCACAACCCGAAACCCACCACCCATGCCCCAAGCCCTATCGAGCCACCTTGGAGTTGAACCGCCTCTGTCAGTTTCCACAGCTAGGCTTTGGAAAACCCTTgatcagagcagagccacCTGTAAATAGCCGCCATGCCCAGCCACCAACCACCAAGCCCATAGCCATCGAGGATACACAAGTATCTCAACAGCTGCTGAGAAGAAAACAAAGTGaacaaattgtataaaaatgataaatatgTAACTACTATCTATACGAGTGCATATGCAGAGAAGGATAACTTTTCCACTAGCCTTTTCGTTGTTAATAACTTTATAAAGAAATCACTTGTAAATTTACTAGAGCACACTCAAGGCGATCAATGGAAAATGACTTGAAATTATTTGGGAAATATCCACCCGATATGCACacctacatatatatacacactcacacacacatgttctCTTGTATATGTTCTGTTCTAAATCCTTATATACCCTATATCcaatacacccacacacacacacagaaacattAATCCACGAAACGGTATTTAAACTTCGTTCCGAATCCAATGTAAACGTAActgtaaaataataaaaagatgTTAACTTCTAAGCTAAAAACTATgctctataaatatatacaaataaatatttacatcgTTATGCGTTCTAAGCTAAGCTCGAATAAATCCGTAAACGTTAATTAATGTAGCCATATAAGATTGAACAGTTAAGCTCAGCATGTTGAATAAATTAGTAGAAACGAAGCGGAAaaccagaaaagaaaaccccacaaaaaaaaaactgagagaaagagcagaaaacTCGAAATGAAAATATCGATTCGTGCCTGATGTTGCAGAGCAcgatttgtatatgtattttttcatataaactttattattttatttatttaaaaaaacaaacacacatattttcGATGATGGATGCAATGGAGCGACgaggaaaaagaaagaaagaaaaaaatataagagaaaacaatttattaaaaactataaatattgGAGTTAATTTTTTTATTCAGATATTAGGTCGGGAATAAACTTGGTTGGCAGAAAAAAGCCAATATGTGAGTTGAGATAACCAGATGTGTAGGTACGACTCTTTCTTTAAAGGTTAGTCTCTCATTTTTGAGGCAATCtcaacaaaattatgcaaattgttgtcgTTCATGAATACACAGAGCATTTGTCGGGCTGCTTCGCGAGCAGACTGCTATATCCGATTTTTCCATAGAGACGATGGCTACAAAAAACATGCCTACAAAACAAGTCAGAAAAGCTTTTCCATAAATGTGCAGATATTTGCCAAAATCAGACCAATTTATTCTATTTACTTATTGAAGC
The sequence above is a segment of the Drosophila subobscura isolate 14011-0131.10 chromosome U, UCBerk_Dsub_1.0, whole genome shotgun sequence genome. Coding sequences within it:
- the LOC117900604 gene encoding protein decapentaplegic encodes the protein MRAWILLLAVLATFQPIVQVASTEDTSISQRFIAAIAPNRIEPSAAAASAAAVAVTATATATATTALAKAFNPFNELLYKSSDSDSDKNHLNKGPRSSKHKGNRHSKSDANRQFNEVHKPRTDQLENSKNNPKQLVNISNKMAVKDQTHQHQQQQQHQQQQQHHKPATALASTESHQSPIETIFVADPALALEEEVASINVPANAGAIIEEQEPSTYSKKELIKDKLKPDPSTLVEIENSLLSLFNMKRPPKIDRSKIIIPEAMKKLYAEIMGHELDSVNIPRPGLLTKSANTVRSFTHKDSKIDDRFPHHHRFRLHFDVKSIPAEEKLKAAELQLSRDALAQTAVTSTSANRTRYQVLVYDITRVGVRGQREPSYLLLDTKTVRLNSTDTVSLDVQPAVDRWLATPQKNYGLLVEVRTMRSLKPAPHHHVRLRRSADEAHEQWQHKQPLLFAYTDDGRHKARSIRDVSGSGGGGAGEGGKGNGGGRNRRHQRRPARRKNHEETCRRHSLYVDFADVGWDDWIVAPPGYDAYYCHGKCPFPLADHFNSTNHAVVQTLVNNLNPGKVPKACCVPTQLDSVAMLYLNDQSTVVLKNYQEMTVVGCGCR